One Acidobacteriota bacterium genomic window, CGTCTTCGCCGCCGTGTCCAACGCGCTGGCCGACGCCGTCGGGACCCGGCTCCGGGAGGGGCCGTTCACCGCGGAACGGGTCCTGGCCGCGCTGCCGGAAAACCGGGCGGCAACGGGGGCCCCGTGAAGATCCGCTTCCGGCTCAACGACCGCGACCTCGAGCTGGACGCCCCCCCCGACCGGCGGGTGGTGGACCTGCTGCGGGAGGACCTCGGCCTGACGGGGACCAAGGAATCCTGCGGCAGCGGCGAGTGCGGGTCCTGTTCGGTCCTGGTGGACGGGGAGAGCCGCCTCTCCTGCCTGATGCTCGCCGCCCAGCTGGACGGGAGGCGGGTGACCACCATCGAGGGCCTGAGCCGCCTCGAGGACGGCCGGGCCATCGTCGACGCCTTCGTCCGGGCCGGGGCGGTGCAGTGCGGCTTCTGCACCCCCGGCATGGTGGTGGCCACGGCCGACCTGCTCGCGCGCCAGCCCCGCCCGGACCGGGCCGCCATCCGCCGGGCCCTGGGCGGCAACCTCTGCCGCTGCACGGGTTACCAGAAAATCGTCGACGCCGTCGAAGAGGCGGCCGCCGCCCTCGCGGACCCGGCGCCCCGCCCGGGGCCGGGTGAAGCGCACCGGAAGACGGCGATGCCCCCGCTCCCCGGCCCGGAAACCGGGTCCGCGCCCGGAGGGCCCGGCGCCGTGCCGGCCATGGGAACGGTCCTGGACCTCCGTCCGCCGGCCGCCGAACGGCGGCGTCCCGACAACGGGGGCGGCGGGACCCGGCAGGTGCTGCTGCCGACCTCCCTGGACGAAGTGTTCGAACTCTGCGACGGGGCCACGGCTCCGAGCCTGATGGCCGGCGGCACCGACCTGCTGGTGGCCCTCCGCGAGGGAAAGGCGGCGCCCGGCCGGCTGGTGGGGCTGGAGCGGGTCCCGGAACTGGCCACGGTCCGGCAGGAAGCGGACGAGCTCGTCATCGGGGCGGCCCTCCCCCTGCACCGGGTCGCCGCGGACCCCCGGGTGCAAGCCCGCCTCGACCTGCTGGTCCGGGCCATCGGCGTGCTGGGCGGCCCGCCCGTGACCCACATGGCCACCCTGGGCGGCAACCTCTGCACGGCCTCCCCCGCCGGCGACACCCTGCCGCCGCTCTACGCCCTCGGCGCCCGGGTGGAACTGCGCTCCCGCGGCGGGGCCCGGGTGCTGCCCCTGGACCGGTTCATCACCGGTCCGCGGTCGGTCGACCTGGCCCCGGGCGAGGTCCTGGCCGCCGTCCGGGTGAAGT contains:
- a CDS encoding FAD binding domain-containing protein, with protein sequence MKIRFRLNDRDLELDAPPDRRVVDLLREDLGLTGTKESCGSGECGSCSVLVDGESRLSCLMLAAQLDGRRVTTIEGLSRLEDGRAIVDAFVRAGAVQCGFCTPGMVVATADLLARQPRPDRAAIRRALGGNLCRCTGYQKIVDAVEEAAAALADPAPRPGPGEAHRKTAMPPLPGPETGSAPGGPGAVPAMGTVLDLRPPAAERRRPDNGGGGTRQVLLPTSLDEVFELCDGATAPSLMAGGTDLLVALREGKAAPGRLVGLERVPELATVRQEADELVIGAALPLHRVAADPRVQARLDLLVRAIGVLGGPPVTHMATLGGNLCTASPAGDTLPPLYALGARVELRSRGGARVLPLDRFITGPRSVDLAPGEVLAAVRVKCPPPGGRSAYFKIGLRKAQAIAVASLAAWLRTEPDGTVADVRLAWGSVGPTVLTFPDVEAAIRGRPLEETALRKLAERVSAGVRPIGDVRAGAAYRRRAAGNLLIKLLELPPPRR